In the Caldisericaceae bacterium genome, one interval contains:
- a CDS encoding coenzyme F420-0:L-glutamate ligase, translating into MFIQKIKDTPKDVQISILNDFLQKHPKDGVGAYRYLSHLYSLKHDFLKAEEVLLNGIKNNPDNLWLQLYLGDFYFYTLGDKNKGEYVYRSILDKFDKEEKSTMSPYRYVLKRLTTIAYEKKDFEFALALFEKFFRIEPSDFYATDFIKYAEILLHFGQVEKAHEVIKIGIKTHPKNIRLVEFAREHFGLKVEKRKEDINNKDFISIPVKTSLIKEDEDITPIVEKYVLPLLKEGDILTIASTVAGISEGRIYSPDSIKVSPFAKTFSKFINQKSIPFGGAAPLANPYSMQVLIFEYGLLKVVFGLIMGVIGKFLGINGWFYKFTGQQSSILDDPPASIPPYDYYVILGPKDPIKFALRIKEKIGFDVAIVDANDLSAAWVKEQPVVLKKIK; encoded by the coding sequence ATGTTTATCCAAAAAATTAAAGATACTCCTAAGGATGTGCAGATAAGTATTTTGAATGATTTTCTTCAAAAACACCCAAAAGATGGTGTAGGAGCATACAGGTATTTATCGCATCTTTATTCACTTAAACATGATTTTTTAAAGGCAGAAGAAGTTTTATTGAATGGCATTAAAAATAACCCAGATAATCTTTGGCTTCAACTTTATTTAGGTGACTTTTATTTTTATACTCTTGGTGATAAAAATAAAGGAGAGTATGTTTATAGAAGTATTTTAGATAAGTTTGATAAAGAAGAAAAAAGCACAATGTCTCCTTATAGGTATGTCTTAAAAAGGCTTACAACAATTGCCTATGAAAAAAAGGATTTTGAATTTGCACTTGCCCTTTTTGAAAAATTTTTTAGAATAGAACCATCTGATTTCTATGCAACTGATTTCATTAAATATGCAGAGATACTTCTTCACTTTGGGCAAGTTGAGAAAGCCCACGAAGTTATAAAGATTGGGATTAAAACACACCCTAAAAATATTCGCTTAGTTGAATTTGCAAGGGAGCATTTTGGTTTAAAGGTAGAAAAAAGAAAAGAGGATATTAATAATAAAGATTTTATTAGCATCCCTGTTAAGACAAGCCTAATAAAGGAAGATGAAGACATTACTCCAATTGTAGAGAAGTATGTTTTACCATTACTTAAAGAAGGTGACATATTAACTATAGCTTCAACAGTTGCTGGAATATCTGAGGGAAGAATTTACTCTCCAGACTCAATTAAGGTTAGTCCATTTGCAAAAACATTTTCAAAATTTATAAATCAAAAAAGTATTCCTTTTGGGGGTGCAGCACCCCTTGCAAATCCTTATTCAATGCAGGTATTAATTTTTGAGTATGGGTTATTGAAAGTTGTGTTTGGTTTAATAATGGGAGTAATTGGAAAGTTTCTTGGTATTAACGGGTGGTTTTACAAATTTACAGGGCAACAATCTTCAATTTTGGATGATCCACCTGCTTCTATTCCACCTTATGATTACTATGTAATACTTGGACCAAAAGACCCTATAAAGTTTGCTTTAAGGATAAAGGAAAAAATAGGTTTTGATGTTGCAATTGTTGATGCAAACGATCTTAGTGCTGCATGGGTAAAGGAGCAACCAGTGGTATTAAAAAAGATAAAATAG
- a CDS encoding phosphohydrolase yields PLSGLITACALVKGKDLDNVDVEFVLKRFKEKRFAAGVNREQILECEELGFTLDKFIAIGIAGMKRIKKELGL; encoded by the coding sequence CCTCTTTCTGGATTAATTACTGCCTGTGCACTTGTAAAAGGAAAGGACCTTGATAATGTTGATGTTGAATTTGTTTTAAAAAGATTTAAGGAAAAGCGATTTGCAGCTGGGGTTAATAGAGAGCAAATTTTAGAATGTGAAGAGTTGGGTTTCACTCTTGATAAGTTTATAGCAATAGGTATTGCGGGAATGAAGAGAATCAAAAAGGAATTAGGTTTGTAG
- the groEL gene encoding chaperonin GroEL (60 kDa chaperone family; promotes refolding of misfolded polypeptides especially under stressful conditions; forms two stacked rings of heptamers to form a barrel-shaped 14mer; ends can be capped by GroES; misfolded proteins enter the barrel where they are refolded when GroES binds; many bacteria have multiple copies of the groEL gene which are active under different environmental conditions; the B.japonicum protein in this cluster is expressed constitutively; in Rhodobacter, Corynebacterium and Rhizobium this protein is essential for growth), with product DMLGRADAVKVDKDNTTIIGGKGDKEKIQARIKQIKEEIQRTTSSYDKEKLQERLAKLSGGVAIIKVGGATETAMKELKHRVEDAVSATKAALAEGIVAGGGVAFVKALPSLEKLQAEGDEKTGINIVKKALQEPLKLIAENAGYNGIIALNKVIETQDNVGFNAETGKFEDMFKAGVIDPFKVVRTALQNAASIAGLLLSTEAIVTTIPKEEKPAPAPQYPEY from the coding sequence GACATGCTTGGAAGAGCAGATGCTGTAAAAGTTGACAAAGATAACACCACAATCATTGGTGGGAAAGGTGACAAAGAAAAAATCCAAGCAAGAATTAAACAAATCAAAGAAGAAATACAGAGAACAACCTCAAGCTACGATAAAGAAAAACTCCAAGAAAGACTTGCAAAACTTTCGGGTGGAGTTGCCATCATTAAGGTTGGTGGCGCAACTGAAACTGCAATGAAAGAACTAAAGCACAGAGTTGAAGATGCTGTATCAGCAACAAAGGCAGCTCTTGCTGAAGGAATAGTTGCAGGTGGTGGTGTTGCATTTGTAAAGGCACTTCCATCACTTGAAAAACTACAAGCAGAAGGCGATGAAAAAACAGGTATTAACATTGTAAAGAAAGCACTTCAAGAACCTCTTAAACTCATTGCAGAGAATGCTGGCTATAATGGCATAATTGCTCTAAACAAAGTAATAGAAACTCAAGACAACGTCGGCTTTAATGCCGAAACAGGCAAATTTGAAGATATGTTTAAGGCAGGAGTTATCGATCCATTTAAGGTTGTAAGAACAGCATTACAGAATGCAGCAAGTATTGCAGGCTTACTCCTTTCAACAGAAGCAATAGTAACAACAATTCCGAAAGAAGAAAAACCTGCACCAGCACCACAGTATCCTGAATACTAA